A single genomic interval of Aureibacillus halotolerans harbors:
- a CDS encoding YaiI/YqxD family protein — protein MSVFVDADACPVKDEVLQVSREYGIRVVFVASYSHFSPSAIGHWIYVDSAKESADMYIVNHVAENDVAITDDYGLAGLLLPKRVYVLTSRGKSIHEGNITLHLNQRFLSQKARMAGQRSKGPTAIKQSDKAHFATALDTLLAKLASAADREAE, from the coding sequence ATGTCAGTTTTTGTGGACGCTGATGCCTGTCCCGTTAAAGATGAAGTATTGCAAGTATCACGGGAATACGGGATTCGCGTTGTCTTTGTTGCGTCTTATTCGCATTTTTCCCCTTCCGCTATAGGTCATTGGATATACGTCGATAGTGCCAAGGAATCAGCTGATATGTATATCGTCAATCATGTAGCAGAAAATGATGTAGCCATTACTGACGATTATGGACTGGCAGGTCTGCTCTTGCCTAAGCGTGTTTACGTGCTGACATCAAGGGGGAAAAGCATTCATGAGGGCAACATTACCCTTCACCTTAATCAGCGCTTTCTGTCTCAGAAGGCACGAATGGCTGGACAACGCTCGAAGGGACCTACGGCGATCAAGCAAAGTGACAAGGCTCATTTTGCGACAGCGTTAGACACATTGCTTGCAAAGCTAGCGAGTGCGGCAGATAGAGAAGCTGAGTAA
- the dnaG gene encoding DNA primase: MGQRIPDETVEAVRQSVDIVDVIGDYVQLKKQGKNHFGLCPFHGENTPSFSVSEDKQIFHCFGCGAGGNVFQFMMDYKGVSFAEAVEMMARNTSIALPDRPHKQTERESPETTNVHEAYDLVTKLYHHLLLHTDEGKAALAYLTDRGVTKETIQALRLGYAPESWQLTTQFLEKRGFDLALMQRAGLVGFSENKTRYFDRFRHRVMFPIANPQGAIMAFGGRAIGNGDEPKYLNTTETPWFEKGKQLYGFSEARPFIKKEQKVLLMEGNVDVVTAYQAGFKHAIATLGTALTKHQVMLLKRITSQVIICYDADSAGSKAAVRAGDLLVENGLDVRVASLPDNMDPDECIRSHGTEHFKNEVLGNSSTLTAFKMTEGRKGKNLRDEGERLAYIEHVLKDLLLLDSEVEKDHYIRQLSDEFSIADTTLRNEIERLSRQTSFKTEQRETPEREWKGTSRPAVKSQLRPAYENAERFLIAHMLKSADNAAVVYEKLGVAFNLEEHSAIVTYLYAFYEENDRIDISRFISGLKDQRLETLVSELAMLEMNEVISEKELNDYIQQVLNHPEWLMINKKEQQKHDAERRKDFKMAAQIGQEIIDQKRRLKSQRLL; the protein is encoded by the coding sequence ATGGGGCAACGCATCCCTGATGAAACAGTTGAGGCTGTTCGTCAGTCGGTCGATATCGTTGATGTCATCGGGGATTATGTACAACTGAAAAAGCAAGGGAAAAATCATTTTGGGTTATGTCCTTTTCATGGAGAAAATACGCCGTCTTTCTCGGTGTCTGAGGACAAACAGATTTTTCATTGTTTTGGCTGTGGTGCTGGAGGAAATGTGTTTCAGTTTATGATGGATTATAAAGGGGTATCGTTTGCGGAGGCGGTCGAAATGATGGCCAGAAATACGTCTATCGCTCTCCCTGATAGGCCTCATAAACAAACAGAAAGAGAATCTCCGGAAACAACTAATGTACATGAGGCGTATGATTTAGTGACAAAACTTTATCACCACTTGTTACTGCATACAGATGAAGGCAAAGCGGCGCTCGCTTATTTAACGGATAGAGGCGTGACAAAAGAAACCATTCAGGCATTACGATTAGGCTATGCGCCAGAGTCGTGGCAGCTGACAACGCAATTCTTGGAAAAACGAGGGTTTGATTTAGCTCTTATGCAGCGTGCGGGTCTTGTTGGTTTTTCAGAGAACAAAACCCGTTACTTTGATCGTTTTAGGCATCGTGTTATGTTTCCAATTGCAAATCCACAAGGAGCGATTATGGCTTTTGGAGGAAGAGCGATTGGAAACGGGGATGAGCCCAAATATTTAAATACGACAGAGACCCCTTGGTTTGAAAAAGGAAAACAATTATATGGATTTTCAGAAGCACGCCCATTTATAAAAAAAGAACAAAAAGTGTTGCTAATGGAAGGAAATGTGGATGTTGTTACTGCGTACCAGGCGGGTTTTAAGCATGCTATTGCTACGCTGGGAACCGCGTTAACGAAGCATCAGGTGATGTTGTTGAAACGCATCACATCACAGGTCATCATCTGTTACGACGCTGATTCAGCAGGCTCAAAAGCCGCTGTAAGAGCGGGTGATCTTCTTGTTGAGAATGGTCTCGATGTAAGGGTTGCCTCGTTGCCCGACAACATGGATCCAGATGAATGTATTCGATCACATGGAACGGAGCATTTTAAGAATGAGGTTCTCGGAAACAGTTCGACGCTTACCGCGTTTAAAATGACCGAAGGAAGAAAAGGGAAAAACCTTCGAGATGAAGGAGAACGTCTAGCCTATATCGAACATGTTCTTAAGGATTTACTGCTTCTCGACAGTGAAGTCGAAAAAGATCACTATATTCGACAGCTTTCTGACGAATTTTCAATTGCTGATACGACGTTACGAAATGAAATTGAGCGATTGTCTAGGCAGACATCCTTTAAGACAGAGCAGCGAGAAACTCCAGAGAGAGAATGGAAAGGCACATCTCGTCCCGCAGTAAAATCACAATTAAGACCGGCATATGAGAATGCAGAGCGGTTTTTAATCGCTCATATGTTGAAAAGCGCCGACAATGCTGCCGTCGTTTACGAAAAACTTGGTGTTGCTTTTAACCTTGAAGAACACAGTGCTATTGTCACTTATCTATATGCTTTTTACGAAGAGAATGATCGTATTGATATCTCAAGATTTATTTCAGGTTTAAAAGACCAAAGGTTGGAAACCCTTGTATCTGAGCTTGCGATGCTTGAAATGAACGAGGTTATTTCCGAAAAAGAACTTAATGACTACATTCAGCAGGTGTTGAATCACCCTGAATGGTTAATGATAAATAAAAAAGAGCAACAAAAGCATGATGCGGAAAGACGTAAGGACTTTAAGATGGCTGCCCAAATCGGGCAAGAAATCATCGATCAAAAACGACGTTTGAAATCCCAAAGGTTATTATAG